A segment of the Aridibaculum aurantiacum genome:
GCCGGTACAACCTGTTCATAAAGCTTTTCTTGCAGTGCTTATACTTACCGGCTTCTTTACCATCGTCCATTTTTTTGATTGGTGGTTCAGGCATGAGCACGTAGCAATCCTTCCATTGTTTCTCCTGCTCACACTCATTTTCTGGTGGGGTATAATTAGAATGATGGTTCTGTGGGTAGCATACCTAAAGATGAAAGTGCCGGCAAAGAAGCCACTTCACCGGCATGATATGCGGGTTGCCATCTTTACTACCAGCTCGCCGGGTGAACCAGCAAGTATGTTCGATAAAACATTGGAGGCATGTGCCCGCATCACCTATCCTCATACTACTTACCTGCTTGATGATACACAAGATCCGGCCTTTAGAGCGCTTGCAGAAAAGCATGGTGCGGTGTGGCTTGAACTGGTAGGCTATCCTGGTGCAAAAGCAGGTAAGATAAATGAAGCCCTCAAGCTGACGACGGAAGATTTTATACTGGTGCTTGATCCTGATCATATACCATTCCCAAATTTCTTTGACGAAGTGCTTGGTTATTTTGAAGATGAAAAGGTGGGTTTTGTACAGGTAGCCCAAGCTTACTACAACCAGTACAGATCTTTTACTGCCAGGGCTGCTGCTGAACAAACCTATGGGTTTTATGGCCCTACGCAGATTGGTATGAACGGAAGCAACTGTTCGGTAGCTATAGGTGCCAACTGTACCTTCAGGCGCACAGCTTTGGAAAGCATAGGTGGCCACGGCATAGGACTAGCCGAAGACCTGGTAACATCTATCCGCATTCATGCAAAAGGCTGGAAGTCGGTTTATGCACCTGTAATAGTAAGTCGTGGACTGGTGCCCGAAGATCTTGGTTCCTTCTGCAAGCAACAGTTGAAATGGTCGAGGGGTGTACACGAAGTGTTGTTTGCCGAACTTCCGCGGTTGTGGAAATACTTGTCGTACTGGCAGCGGCTTAGCTATTTTACAATAGGAACCTATTACATGTCTGGTTTGATAACCTTCCTGTTCCTGTGCTTTCCATACCTGTTTTTGTGGTTTGGCCTTTTGCCTGCCAATATGGATTTCATTGACTTTGCTGTGCACTGGTTTCCTATAGCCGTGGTAGGAGTAGGCATTTATCTATACGTGCAGCAATGGCTTTGTCATCCTGCAGCAGAAAAGGGGCTACACTGGCGGGGCATGTTTATGAAATTTGCCTGCTGGTATGTATTTCTCCGGGGATTCCTGTTGTCACTCATCAATCACGACATTCCTTACATTCCTACAGCAAAAAAAGCAGTAAAAAAATTAAGTCGTTTTGCCCGGCCTTTGTTTTTACACCAATTCATCTTCATTGCAACTATACTGCTGGTAGTAGTGCAACGAATTTATTTTACACCTGAAGCACGACGTGCATTGACCAGTGGTGAATTATGGGGAATGGTAGCCTTTGCTTCCATAGCATTCTTCATGACACTAGGGGGCACTTATGCGGCCATTAAATCAAGAACCATCAAAGCAGATGAGCCATGGGGACATATAGACCTTGATCAAATAAAAGCCTTGCCTGCTAAACATCATCAACAACAAACTATAAAGAAGGAGGAAACTGTATGATAGTTGCCAAACGATTTGCATCAATAATTTTGGTGCTGCTTATTAGTATCTCGCTGTTTGCTTTGCTACTGATGGCAGGCAGCAATAGTAAAGGGCCCCTGCAAGACCTGTTAAACATAGTGCAGGTAAAAGTTGCCGATGTAGAAAGTAAGTTAATGGAAAAGAGGGAGCGCCGTGCACAGCATATGCAATGGTTCAATGGTATACGAAACAACAAGAGGGCGTTGAATAGTGTTAATACCATATTGGTTGGAGCCTATGATGATGCTACCCACGAGTCGTACGAAAAGATAATCAGGCTTGAAGATTCGTTACATAATCGTTTGCCTATTATTTCGATCTACACGGCATGGGGTAGTAAAAAAGACCAGGTGTTTCCTTTGCTGCGGGCACAAGCTATTTACGATCTTGGCTCTATACCCATGATCACCTGGGAGCCGTGGCTCAATGATTTTGATCCGGCGGTATATCCTTTCAATGCTGCAGCTGCTAATAAAAACAAAGGTGGAATGAGAGCCGTAGCAGATGGAAAATATGATCAGTATATTGACCGCTGGGCACAGGATGCAAAAAAATATGGTTTGCCATTTTACCTGCGTTGGGGTCACGAAATGAATGATCCTTACCGTTATCCTTGGGGACAGCAGAACAACCAACCGGAAGATTATATAGCCGCATGGCAGCACGTGGTAAAGCGTTTCAATGCATTAGGTGCTACCAATGCAATCTGGATCTGGTCGCCGCATCCGGCTTATGATGCTGCACCATTTTATCCAGGTCATGCATATGTTGATTGGATAGGTATTACAGCACTCAATTATGGCACTGTAGCTACCTGGAGCCAGTGGTGGTCTTTTGATGATATTGTAGGCAAGGCATATGATAGCTTGTCGCTGTATGCCAAACCCATCATGCTAACTGAATTTGGTTCTTTGGCTGTTGGTGGCGACAGGGCCAAATGGTTTGACGATGCACTGCGATCGCTACCTGCTAAATACCCGGCAGTGAAATCTGTTGTATTCTTTCATGCAGCAAACGATCTTACCACCACATATAAAGCTCTTGACTGGAGCTTTGACCAGGACAAAGAAGTAGTAAGCGTGATCAGGAAAGCTGTAGCGAGCTGGCCTAAAAAGAGAAAAGTTGCAACACAGTAACGAGCGCCAGGAAAAACAAGTAAGCATGAGCAAGATGGTTCGTTGGCAACAGGTATAGCATCTGCTTTACATATTTCAGCATAAAAAAAGGAGGCTCACGAAGCCTCCTTTTTCTTTTTCTAATCTTGAAATTAATCAGCCGCCAAGCCAGAGTTGGTTATATCCTGCCAGGCTGCATGAACATCCAATCGACCATTAGTAACACATAAATTACGCACTCCGGTAGTAGGCCTTGCACTTCTTAGAATAGCATTCTTAATTGCAATAGCATCAGTTTTATTACCTGGAGTTAATCCCTTAGCTGCGGCATATAGTGCAACAGCACCTGTAACGTGTGGAGTGGCCATAGAGGTGCCGCTATATTTGCTATAGGTACTACCTGGTGTAGTAGACCAAA
Coding sequences within it:
- a CDS encoding glycosyltransferase family 2 protein, whose product is MQERIDPAHLVFRKAAPVQPVHKAFLAVLILTGFFTIVHFFDWWFRHEHVAILPLFLLLTLIFWWGIIRMMVLWVAYLKMKVPAKKPLHRHDMRVAIFTTSSPGEPASMFDKTLEACARITYPHTTYLLDDTQDPAFRALAEKHGAVWLELVGYPGAKAGKINEALKLTTEDFILVLDPDHIPFPNFFDEVLGYFEDEKVGFVQVAQAYYNQYRSFTARAAAEQTYGFYGPTQIGMNGSNCSVAIGANCTFRRTALESIGGHGIGLAEDLVTSIRIHAKGWKSVYAPVIVSRGLVPEDLGSFCKQQLKWSRGVHEVLFAELPRLWKYLSYWQRLSYFTIGTYYMSGLITFLFLCFPYLFLWFGLLPANMDFIDFAVHWFPIAVVGVGIYLYVQQWLCHPAAEKGLHWRGMFMKFACWYVFLRGFLLSLINHDIPYIPTAKKAVKKLSRFARPLFLHQFIFIATILLVVVQRIYFTPEARRALTSGELWGMVAFASIAFFMTLGGTYAAIKSRTIKADEPWGHIDLDQIKALPAKHHQQQTIKKEETV
- a CDS encoding glycoside hydrolase family 26 protein, whose translation is MIVAKRFASIILVLLISISLFALLLMAGSNSKGPLQDLLNIVQVKVADVESKLMEKRERRAQHMQWFNGIRNNKRALNSVNTILVGAYDDATHESYEKIIRLEDSLHNRLPIISIYTAWGSKKDQVFPLLRAQAIYDLGSIPMITWEPWLNDFDPAVYPFNAAAANKNKGGMRAVADGKYDQYIDRWAQDAKKYGLPFYLRWGHEMNDPYRYPWGQQNNQPEDYIAAWQHVVKRFNALGATNAIWIWSPHPAYDAAPFYPGHAYVDWIGITALNYGTVATWSQWWSFDDIVGKAYDSLSLYAKPIMLTEFGSLAVGGDRAKWFDDALRSLPAKYPAVKSVVFFHAANDLTTTYKALDWSFDQDKEVVSVIRKAVASWPKKRKVATQ